A genomic region of Anas acuta chromosome 2 unlocalized genomic scaffold, bAnaAcu1.1 SUPER_2_unloc_1, whole genome shotgun sequence contains the following coding sequences:
- the HGH1 gene encoding protein HGH1 homolog translates to MAMAEALSELAALLGPEAGPGPGAAAARLGAAEAALSLSGSAEGRRLLAAHPAVLEALLGLAAGPRPCPAAGRCLLNVAAEPQARGPLLAALPALLGLLPAGPACGTLANLCRDPPGARRVLRGLEESGRGLEPLLGALGEPRPPPELGPLLCNLSQVPEGRRALLDRSRCSLQRLLPFTQYQDSVGHRRGIVGALRNCCFEHEHHEWLLGDEVDILPFLLLPLAGPEEFPEDEMEKLPVDLQYLPPDKQREEEPDIRKMLLEAIMLLTATKAGRHAVREKGTYLVLRELHRWEQEPDVLAACEKLIQVLIGDEPGPGMENLLEVSIPEEVEQRLQRLDREEEERWQREREEQRQEQEQDKEQEQDEAREQDKAREQDQEPWR, encoded by the exons ATGGCGATGGCGGAGGCGCTGTCGGAGCTGGCGGCGCTGCTGGGCCCTGAGGCGGGCCCgggcccgggggcggcggcggcgcggttgggggcggcggaggcggcgcTGTCGCTGTCGGGCTCCGCCGAGGGCCGGCGGCTGCTGGCGGCTCACCCCGCGGTGCTGGAggcgctgctggggctggcggcggggccTAGGCCGtgcccggcggcggggcgctgcCTCCTCAACGTGGCGGCCGAGCCCCAGGCCCGGGGCCCGCTGCTGGCGGCGCTGCCggcgctgctggggctgctgccggcCGGCCCGGCCTGCGGGACGCTCGCCAACCTgtgccgggacccccccggggcgCGCCGGGTGCTGCGGGGCCTGGAGGAGAGCGGCCGAGGGCTGGAGCCGCTGCTCGGGGCGCTGGGAgagccccggccgcccccggaGCTGGGGCCGCTGCTCTGCAACCTCAGCCAGGTGCCCGAGGGGCGCAGGGCGCTCCTGGACCGCTCCCG GTGCTCGCTGCAGCGGCTGTTGCCCTTCACGCAGTACCAGGACTCGGTCGGACACCGGCGAGGCATCGTGGGTGCACTCCGCAACTGCTGCTTCGAGCACG AGCACCACGAGTGGCTGCTGGGCGACGAGGTGGACatcctgcccttcctgctcctgcctctcgCGGGCCCCGAGGAGTTCCCCGAGGATGAGATGGAAA AGCTGCCCGTGGACCTGCAGTACCTGCCGCCGGACAAGCAGCGGGAGGAAGAGCCCGACATCCGCAAGATGCtgctggaagccatcatgctG CTCACAGCCACGAAGGCGGGCCGGCACGCCGTCAGGGAGAAGGGCACCTACCTGGTGCTGCGGGAGCTGCACCGCTGGGAGCAGGAGCCTGACGTGCTGGCCGCCTGCGAGAAGCTCATTCAG GTGCTGATCGGGGATGAGCCCGGCCCAGGGATGGAGAACCTGCTGGAGGTGAGCATCCCTGAGGAGGTGGAGCAGCGGCTGCAGCGCCTGGaccgggaggaggaggagcggtGGCAGCGGGAGCGGGAGGAGCAGcgccaggagcaggagcaggacaaggagcaggagcaggacgAGGCACGGGAACAGGACAAGGCACGGGAACAGGACCAGGAGCCGTGGCGGTGA